A region from the Cyprinus carpio isolate SPL01 chromosome A8, ASM1834038v1, whole genome shotgun sequence genome encodes:
- the fcho1 gene encoding LOW QUALITY PROTEIN: F-BAR domain only protein 1 (The sequence of the model RefSeq protein was modified relative to this genomic sequence to represent the inferred CDS: inserted 2 bases in 1 codon), which produces MEMPYFKNNFWGEKNAGFDILYHNMKHGQIATKELAEFVRERAAIEETYSKSMSKLAKIASNGSPLGTFAPMWDVFRVSSDKLALCHLELMRKMNDLIRDINKYNEEQVKIHRKTKEEVIGTLESVQSLQVQNSHLQKAREGYHSKCVELERLRKEGVPQKELEKAELKSKKAAESFAGSIEKFNRAGRDFEQKMSESAQKFQDIEEAHLRQMKLLIKAYSHSIEDTHVQVGQVHEEFKQNVENIGIENLIQKFTDQKGTGKERPGPVGFEEYLSPLVSENSKKSRAKAFRIPGLGKRDKEPDSIDSAVADALNSPLEVDDEGFVIRADVNQNGCAAEXGEGNFYSSDSDFDDDEPKKFHIQIRPVASSNCSNSAANELELKATVGALTLPPNRAVSVKKQLSRNSSSAGRSEGEGESVAQRDGEQEGQMRRSTSSPDHSRLSSTASGSDALFGPPLESAFKSHSFAGREQLQKAFAASEYAAFSSDSSSPENVEDSGLDSPSHQPLRASPEPTGWAAWPSTQSQSKDSLNLSRSSDPFLTAFRDPSPGRSPLPQDDPTKAWSSNLRSPHAPPGVEPTTFSFPAFSHSLASSELEPSVWSCKHIPPEDPFLDAFERSAPKGKLSPSDAWAPPPPRPNRDSRGMERRTDPFSISLNDTKTLPPPSSSRKDRDRKRERSVPPPESPDDPFAITMIGSPTHQSSLAAQTAAQGRASSNRPTPSPNPAPSSQPKKELVHWNSVHNPFSEGTTDNTVTKESTRKQRSFHDEPRRNGPPLTRHSGPQEDLCFSTDKDQNFLDINTQPVSQHGFRQDSTERLALAPPRSVRPKRSSGRLGGCERSRSLCSSPLPEPSPPLTSSSSTSPSEWGVQNRVPSPARGLSRGPSPISLSTQESWPVAAAITEYINAYFRGGEHNCCLVKITGDLTMSFPAGIIRIFTTNPNAPVLSFRLVNISRVDHFLPNKKLLYSDPSQSDPDTKDFWFNMPALTLHLQREAELNPQASYYNVALLKYQASSQDPGRAPLLLSAECQRSGTVTRVSLDYHCCPATAPATQLTSVQVLLPLDHTATDLQCQPPASWNAEERRLLWKLSNLSPTNHSKGSGTLCASWQCLEVPRGPPPSLAVQFVGSGASLAGLDVELVGSRYRMSLVKKRFATGKYMAGCSL; this is translated from the exons GGAGAGAAGAATGCAGGTTTCGACATTCTCTACCACAACATGAAGCATGGACAGATCGCCACCAAAGAGTTGGCTGAGTTTGTGCGTGAGAG GGCGGCCATCGAGGAGACTTACTCGAAATCCATGAGCAAGCTGGCCAAGATTGCTAGCAATGGAAGCCCTCTCGG CACGTTCGCCCCTATGTGGGACGTGTTTCGCGTGTCCTCAGACAAACTGGCCCTCTGCCACCTGGAGCTCATGAGGAAGATGAATGACCTTATCCGTGACATCAACAAGTACAATGAGGAGCAGGTCAAAATTCACCGCAAG ACGAAAGAGGAAGTGATTGGGACTTTGGAGTCAGTGCAGTCTCTACAGGTGCAGAACAGCCACCTGCAGAAGGCCAGAGAAGGCTATCACAGCAAATGTGTAGAGCTGGAGCGACTGCGCAAAGAAGGAGTGCCTCAGAAAGAGCTGGAAAag GCTGAGCTGAAATCTAAGAAGGCAGCTGAGTCTTTTGCAGGGTCTATTGAGAAGTTTAACCGTGCTGGAAGAGACTTTGAACAGAAAATGAGTGAATCAGCACAG AAATTTCAGGACATTGAGGAGGCTCATTTACGTCAGATGAAACTGCTGATCAAAGCGTATTCACACTCCATTGAAGACACACATGTTCAGGTTGGGCAG GTCCATGAGGAATTTAAGCAGAACGTGGAGAACATTGGCATTGAGAACCTCATTCAGAAGTTTACAGACCAGAAGGGAACAGGGAAGGAGAGACCCG gtCCGGTAGGGTTCGAGGAATATCTGTCCCCACTAGTATCTGAGAACAGTAAAAAGAGTCGTGCTAAAGCCTTCAGGATCCCTGGACTGGGAAAGAGAGACAAGGAACCGGATTCAAT AGATTCAGCTGTGGCAGATGCACTT AACTCACCCCTCGAAGTGGACGACGAGGGCTTTGTAATACGTGCAGATGTCAACCAGAATG GTTGTGCTGCTGA GGGAGAGGGAAATTTTTACTCCAGCGACTCGGATTTCGATGATGATGAACCCAAGAAGTTTCACATCCAGATCCGACCGGTTGCCAGCAGTAACTGTAGCAACTCAGCAGCCAATGAACTGGAGTTGAAGGCCACAGTGGGGGCGTTGACCCTGCCCCCTAACAGAGCG GTGTCAGTAAAGAAGCAGCTCTCAC GAAACTCCAGTTCAGCAGGTCGATCTGAAGGGGAAGGGGAAAGTGTTGCCCAGAGAG atggagaacaGGAGGGTCAGATGCGCAGATCCACATCCAGCCCAGATCACAGCAG GCTGAGTTCCACAGCATCCGGTTCGGACGCTCTGTTTGGACCTCCTCTGGAGTCGGCCTTTAAATCCCACAGCTTTGCTGGCAGAGAGCAGCTCCAGAAGGCCTTTGCTGCATCTGAAT ATGCAGCGTTCTCTTCTGATTCATCCTCTCCTGAGAATGTGGAGGATTCCGGACTGGATTCGCCTTCCCATCAGCCCCTTAGAGCTTCCCCAGAGCCCACCGGTTGGGCAGCCTGGCCATCCACTCAGTCTCAATCTAAAGACTCTTTAAACTTGAGCCGATCCTCTGACCCCTTCCTCACTGCGTTCCGTGACCCCTCACCCGGTCGATCTCCTCTTCCACAGGATGACCCCACAAAAGCCTGGTCTTCCAATCTGCGTTCTCCACATGCCCCACCTGGTGTCGAGCCCACCACCTTCAGCTTCCCGGCCTTCTCCCACAGCCTGGCGTCTTCAGAACTGGAGCCCTCTGTGTGGAGCTGTAAACACATTCCTCCAGAAGACCCCTTCCTGGATGCTTTTGAGCGCTCTGCCCCCAAAGGCAAACTGTCTCCATCTGATGCCTGGGCCCCGCCTCCCCCTCGGCCCAACAGGGACAGCAGGGGCATGGAACGCCGCACAGATCCCTTTTCTATCTCTCTGAATGACACTAAAACCCTCCCTCCCCCATCATCCTCCCGCAAAGAccgagacagaaagagagaacgTAGCGTCCCACCTCCAGAGTCCCCAGATGATCCTTTCGCTATTACTATGATCGGTAGTCCAACGCACCAGTCGTCGCTGGCGGCGCAGACGGCTGCACAAGGCAGAGCCAGTAGTAATAGGCCGACGCCCAGTCCTAACCCCGCCCCTAGTTCTCAGCCGAAGAAAGAGCTGGTACACTGGAACTCAGTGCACAACCCTTTTAGTGAGGGCACTACAGATAACACTGTCACAAAAGAGTCCACCAGAAAACAGAGATCTTTTCACGACGAGCCTCGCAGGAATGGACCACCGCTCACACGGCATTCTGGGCCACAGGAGGACCTCTGCTTCTCTACAGACAAGGACCAAAATTTCCTGGATATTAACACACAACCAG tttcccAGCATGGTTTCAGGCAGGACAGCACTGAGCGTCTGGCATTGGCTCCCCCTCGGTCAGTTCGGCCCAAGCGCTCCTCAGGCAGACTCGGTGGCTGTGAGCGG TCTAGGTCCCTGTGCTCGTCTCCGTTGCCTGAGCCCAGTCCTCCCCTCACCTCTTCGTCCTCCACCAGCCCCAGTGAATGGGGGGTGCAGAACCGTGTTCCCAGCCCAGCCCGAG GTTTGTCTCGAGGGCCCAGTCCCATTTCTCTGAGTACTCAGGAGTCTTGGCCTGTAGCTGCAGCCATCACGGAGTACATCAACGCCTACTTCAGAGGAGGAGAACACAACTG CTGTCTGGTTAAGATCACCGGCGACCTCACTATGTCCTTTCCTGCTGGCATCATCCGCATTTTCACCACCAACCCCAACGCACCAGTATTAAGCTTCAGATTGGTGAACATCTCTCGAGTGGACCACTTCTTACCCAACAAGAAGTTACTCTACAG CGACCCATCACAGAGTGACCCGGACACCAAGGATTTCTGGTTCAACATGCCGGCCTTGACACTCCACCTGCAGAGAGAGGCAGAGCTGAACCCACAGGCCTCCTATTACAATGTGGCTCTGCTAAAATACCAG GCGTCCTCTCAGGATCCGGGTCGTGCGCCCCTCCTGTTGTCCGCAGAGTGTCAGCGCAGTGGAACAGTGACCCGTGTGTCTCTGGATTACCACTGCTGTCCCGCAACCGCCCCCGCCACCCAGCTGACCTCTGTACAAGTGCTGCTGCCCCTCGATCACACGGCCACTGACCTGCAGTGCCAGCCGCCCGCATCCTG GAACGCAGAGGAAAGACGACTCCTGTGGAAACTGTCCAACCTCTCTCCGACAAATCACAGCAAAG GGTCTGGCACGTTGTGCGCCAGTTGGCAGTGCCTGGAGGTGCCCCGCGGTCCTCCCCCGAGCCTGGCTGTGCAGTTTGTGGGATCGGGGGCTTCTCTCGCAGGCCTGGACGTGGAGCTGGTGGGCAGCCGCTACCGCATGTCCCTGGTGAAGAAGAGGTTTGCCACAG gaaaatacatgGCTGGCTGTTCTTTGTGA
- the rfx2 gene encoding DNA-binding protein RFX2 isoform X2: MQRSEGGSETASTVALRTSTSAQAPVVQPVPASQQRVLVQATGSSQKGAQVQQLPVPRVQQVPQQIQQVQHVYQSQVQYVEGAEAVYPNGTIRTAYSYNPESQLYGQGSGSTYFDSQAGGTQVTTVVSSAGGVPTHSMVGIAMDVGSSQIISSGSAYLIHGGMESGRHHTSHSSRSSSAMLQWLLDNYETAEGVSLPRSSLYNHYLRHCQEQKLDPVNAASFGKLIRSVFMGLRTRRLGTRGNSKYHYYGIRLKPDSPLNRLQEDTQYMAMRQQPVHQKQRFKPFHKMDGMGDSLNSGSLHPSSTPEQSVAAQSQHHQQYIDVSHVLPPFPSPDLGSCPLPEPISMNDVKKLQSNYRIHCEATLDVVMNLQFHLIEKLWQTFWYSTAPSSDGATTIPNSEEDVEDIGGFPREKLIALCKYEPIKQWMRSCDHILYQALVEILIPDVLRPVPSTLTQAIRNFAKSLEGWLTSAMSDFPQEIVRTKAAVVSAFAQTLRRYTSLNHLAQAARAVLQNTSQINQMLSDLNRVDFANVQEQASWVCQCDESVVQRLEQDFKVTLQQQSSLDQWAAWLDNVVNQVLKPYEGSTSFPRAARQFLLKWSFYSSMVIRDLTLRSAASFGSFHLIRLLYDEYMFYLVEHRVAMATGETPIAVMGEFSDLSSMMPSLMERDASFSDDLASDGDMSRMSERSMSEPAVKRERIEISPSLQEI; encoded by the exons ATGCAGCGGTCAGAGGGCGGCTCAGAGACGGCATCCACTGTGGCACTGAGAACGTCCACTTCAGCCCAGGCGCCGGTGGTTCAGCCCGTTCCCGCCTCCCAACAG CGTGTGTTAGTTCAGGCCACCGGCTCTTCCCAGAAGGGAGCTCAGGTGCAGCAGTTGCCAGTGCCTAGAGTACAACAGGTCCCtcagcag atCCAACAGGTTCAGCATGTGTACCAGTCCCAGGTGCAGTATGTGGAGGGGGCAGAGGCCGTCTACCCCAATGGCACAAT TCGTACTGCATACTCGTACAACCCAGAGTCCCAGCTGTACGGCCAGGGCAGTGGAAGCACCTATTTTGACTCTCAAGCCGGTGGTACTCAGGTTACCACTGTCGTCTCCTCTGCTGGCGGAGTGCCCACTCACAGCATGGTGGGAATCGCCATGGACGTGGGCAGCAGTCAGATCATCTCCAGCGGCAGTGCCTACTTGATCCATGGCGGGATGGAGAGCGGCCGCCACCACACCTCTCACTCCTCACGCTCTTCATCCGCAATG TTGCAGTGGCTGCTGGATAATTATGAGACGGCTGAGGGTGTGAGTCTGCCGCGGAGCTCTCTGTATAACCACTATCTGAGACACTGTCAGGAGCAAAAACTGGATCCGGTTAATGCTGCCTCTTTTGGCAAACTCATCCGATCTGTCTTCATGGGCCTTCGCACACGCCGACTTGGCACCAG ggGGAACTCAAAATACCATTATTACGGTATTCGTCTGAAGCCTGATTCACCTCTCAACCGCTTGCAGGAGGACACGCAGTACATGGCAATGAGACAACAGCCTGTCCATCAGAAACAGAG GTTTAAGCCCTTTCACAAGATGGATGGGATGGGGGACAGTCTGAACAGCGGCTCCCTGCACCCGTCCAGCACCCCTGAGCAGAGCGTGGCGGCACAGAGCCAGCATCACCAGCAGTACATTG ACGTGTCTCACGTCCTGCCCCCCTTCCCTTCTCCTGATCTGGGCTCCTGTCCTCTGCCTGAGCCAATCAGCATGAACGATGTGAAAAAACTACAGAGCAACTACAGGATTCACTGTGAG GCTACTCTGGACGTAGTGATGAACTTGCAGTTCCATCTCATAGAGAAGCTATGGCAGACCTTTTGGTATTCAACAGCGCCATCTAGCGACGGAGCCACTACAATTCCTAACAG TGAAGAGGATGTGGAGGACATCGGAGGATTCCCCAGAGAGAAGCTGATCGCTCTGTGTAAATATGAACCAATCAAGCAGTGGATGAGGAGCTGTGATCACATCCTGTATCAGGCACTGGTGGAGATCCTCATCCCTGATGTACTGCGGCCTGTTCCAA GCACCCTCACTCAAGCTATCAGAAACTTCGCAAAGAGTCTGGAGGGGTGGCTGACCTCAGCCATGAGTGACTTCCCACAGGAGATTGTCCGCACTAAG GCTGCAGTAGTGAGTGCGTTTGCTCAGACCCTGCGCCGCTACACATCTCTGAATCACCTGGCCCAGGCAGCGCGAGCCGTCCTGCAGAACACGTCCCAGATCAACCAGATGCTCAGCGACCTCAACAGAGTGGATTTTGCTAACGTGCAG GAGCAGGCGTCCTGGGTGTGCCAGTGTGACGAGAGTGTCGTCCAGCGTTTGGAGCAAGACTTTAAGGTGACCCTCCAGCAGCAGAGCTCTCTGGATCAGTGGGCCGCCTGGCTGGATAACGTTGTCAACCAAGTGTTGAAACCCTATGAGGGCAGTACTAGCTTCCCCCGCGCCGCACGCCAGTTCCTGCTCAAGTGGTCTTTCTACAG CTCCATGGTGATCAGAGATCTGACTCTGCGCTCGGCTGCCAGCTTCGGCTCCTTCCACCTCATCCGTCTGCTTTATGATGAATACATGTTCTATTTGGTAGAACAccgtgttgccatggcaaccggAGAAACGCCCATCGCTGTCATGGGGGAG TTCAGTGACCTCAGCTCCATGATGCCGTCACTAATGGAGAGAG ATGCCTCCTTCTCAGACGATCTGGCCAGTGATGGAGATATGTCGAGGATGAGCGAGAGGAGCATGAGCGAGCCGGCGGTGAAGAGAGAGCGAATCGAGATCAGTCCCTCCCTGCAGGAGATCTAA
- the rfx2 gene encoding DNA-binding protein RFX2 isoform X3, translating to MQRSEGGSETASTVALRTSTSAQAPVVQPVPASQQIQQVQHVYQSQVQYVEGAEAVYPNGTIRTAYSYNPESQLYGQGSGSTYFDSQAGGTQVTTVVSSAGGVPTHSMVGIAMDVGSSQIISSGSAYLIHGGMESGRHHTSHSSRSSSAMLEVAIENLQKSEGIATHKSSLLNSHLQWLLDNYETAEGVSLPRSSLYNHYLRHCQEQKLDPVNAASFGKLIRSVFMGLRTRRLGTRGNSKYHYYGIRLKPDSPLNRLQEDTQYMAMRQQPVHQKQRFKPFHKMDGMGDSLNSGSLHPSSTPEQSVAAQSQHHQQYIDVSHVLPPFPSPDLGSCPLPEPISMNDVKKLQSNYRIHCEATLDVVMNLQFHLIEKLWQTFWYSTAPSSDGATTIPNSEEDVEDIGGFPREKLIALCKYEPIKQWMRSCDHILYQALVEILIPDVLRPVPSTLTQAIRNFAKSLEGWLTSAMSDFPQEIVRTKAAVVSAFAQTLRRYTSLNHLAQAARAVLQNTSQINQMLSDLNRVDFANVQEQASWVCQCDESVVQRLEQDFKVTLQQQSSLDQWAAWLDNVVNQVLKPYEGSTSFPRAARQFLLKWSFYSSMVIRDLTLRSAASFGSFHLIRLLYDEYMFYLVEHRVAMATGETPIAVMGEFSDLSSMMPSLMERDASFSDDLASDGDMSRMSERSMSEPAVKRERIEISPSLQEI from the exons ATGCAGCGGTCAGAGGGCGGCTCAGAGACGGCATCCACTGTGGCACTGAGAACGTCCACTTCAGCCCAGGCGCCGGTGGTTCAGCCCGTTCCCGCCTCCCAACAG atCCAACAGGTTCAGCATGTGTACCAGTCCCAGGTGCAGTATGTGGAGGGGGCAGAGGCCGTCTACCCCAATGGCACAAT TCGTACTGCATACTCGTACAACCCAGAGTCCCAGCTGTACGGCCAGGGCAGTGGAAGCACCTATTTTGACTCTCAAGCCGGTGGTACTCAGGTTACCACTGTCGTCTCCTCTGCTGGCGGAGTGCCCACTCACAGCATGGTGGGAATCGCCATGGACGTGGGCAGCAGTCAGATCATCTCCAGCGGCAGTGCCTACTTGATCCATGGCGGGATGGAGAGCGGCCGCCACCACACCTCTCACTCCTCACGCTCTTCATCCGCAATG CTTGAAGTGGCGATTGAAAACCTCCAAAAGTCAGAAGGGATTGCCACTCACAAAAGCAGCCTGCTCAACAGCCAT TTGCAGTGGCTGCTGGATAATTATGAGACGGCTGAGGGTGTGAGTCTGCCGCGGAGCTCTCTGTATAACCACTATCTGAGACACTGTCAGGAGCAAAAACTGGATCCGGTTAATGCTGCCTCTTTTGGCAAACTCATCCGATCTGTCTTCATGGGCCTTCGCACACGCCGACTTGGCACCAG ggGGAACTCAAAATACCATTATTACGGTATTCGTCTGAAGCCTGATTCACCTCTCAACCGCTTGCAGGAGGACACGCAGTACATGGCAATGAGACAACAGCCTGTCCATCAGAAACAGAG GTTTAAGCCCTTTCACAAGATGGATGGGATGGGGGACAGTCTGAACAGCGGCTCCCTGCACCCGTCCAGCACCCCTGAGCAGAGCGTGGCGGCACAGAGCCAGCATCACCAGCAGTACATTG ACGTGTCTCACGTCCTGCCCCCCTTCCCTTCTCCTGATCTGGGCTCCTGTCCTCTGCCTGAGCCAATCAGCATGAACGATGTGAAAAAACTACAGAGCAACTACAGGATTCACTGTGAG GCTACTCTGGACGTAGTGATGAACTTGCAGTTCCATCTCATAGAGAAGCTATGGCAGACCTTTTGGTATTCAACAGCGCCATCTAGCGACGGAGCCACTACAATTCCTAACAG TGAAGAGGATGTGGAGGACATCGGAGGATTCCCCAGAGAGAAGCTGATCGCTCTGTGTAAATATGAACCAATCAAGCAGTGGATGAGGAGCTGTGATCACATCCTGTATCAGGCACTGGTGGAGATCCTCATCCCTGATGTACTGCGGCCTGTTCCAA GCACCCTCACTCAAGCTATCAGAAACTTCGCAAAGAGTCTGGAGGGGTGGCTGACCTCAGCCATGAGTGACTTCCCACAGGAGATTGTCCGCACTAAG GCTGCAGTAGTGAGTGCGTTTGCTCAGACCCTGCGCCGCTACACATCTCTGAATCACCTGGCCCAGGCAGCGCGAGCCGTCCTGCAGAACACGTCCCAGATCAACCAGATGCTCAGCGACCTCAACAGAGTGGATTTTGCTAACGTGCAG GAGCAGGCGTCCTGGGTGTGCCAGTGTGACGAGAGTGTCGTCCAGCGTTTGGAGCAAGACTTTAAGGTGACCCTCCAGCAGCAGAGCTCTCTGGATCAGTGGGCCGCCTGGCTGGATAACGTTGTCAACCAAGTGTTGAAACCCTATGAGGGCAGTACTAGCTTCCCCCGCGCCGCACGCCAGTTCCTGCTCAAGTGGTCTTTCTACAG CTCCATGGTGATCAGAGATCTGACTCTGCGCTCGGCTGCCAGCTTCGGCTCCTTCCACCTCATCCGTCTGCTTTATGATGAATACATGTTCTATTTGGTAGAACAccgtgttgccatggcaaccggAGAAACGCCCATCGCTGTCATGGGGGAG TTCAGTGACCTCAGCTCCATGATGCCGTCACTAATGGAGAGAG ATGCCTCCTTCTCAGACGATCTGGCCAGTGATGGAGATATGTCGAGGATGAGCGAGAGGAGCATGAGCGAGCCGGCGGTGAAGAGAGAGCGAATCGAGATCAGTCCCTCCCTGCAGGAGATCTAA
- the rfx2 gene encoding DNA-binding protein RFX2 isoform X1: MQRSEGGSETASTVALRTSTSAQAPVVQPVPASQQRVLVQATGSSQKGAQVQQLPVPRVQQVPQQIQQVQHVYQSQVQYVEGAEAVYPNGTIRTAYSYNPESQLYGQGSGSTYFDSQAGGTQVTTVVSSAGGVPTHSMVGIAMDVGSSQIISSGSAYLIHGGMESGRHHTSHSSRSSSAMLEVAIENLQKSEGIATHKSSLLNSHLQWLLDNYETAEGVSLPRSSLYNHYLRHCQEQKLDPVNAASFGKLIRSVFMGLRTRRLGTRGNSKYHYYGIRLKPDSPLNRLQEDTQYMAMRQQPVHQKQRFKPFHKMDGMGDSLNSGSLHPSSTPEQSVAAQSQHHQQYIDVSHVLPPFPSPDLGSCPLPEPISMNDVKKLQSNYRIHCEATLDVVMNLQFHLIEKLWQTFWYSTAPSSDGATTIPNSEEDVEDIGGFPREKLIALCKYEPIKQWMRSCDHILYQALVEILIPDVLRPVPSTLTQAIRNFAKSLEGWLTSAMSDFPQEIVRTKAAVVSAFAQTLRRYTSLNHLAQAARAVLQNTSQINQMLSDLNRVDFANVQEQASWVCQCDESVVQRLEQDFKVTLQQQSSLDQWAAWLDNVVNQVLKPYEGSTSFPRAARQFLLKWSFYSSMVIRDLTLRSAASFGSFHLIRLLYDEYMFYLVEHRVAMATGETPIAVMGEFSDLSSMMPSLMERDASFSDDLASDGDMSRMSERSMSEPAVKRERIEISPSLQEI; this comes from the exons ATGCAGCGGTCAGAGGGCGGCTCAGAGACGGCATCCACTGTGGCACTGAGAACGTCCACTTCAGCCCAGGCGCCGGTGGTTCAGCCCGTTCCCGCCTCCCAACAG CGTGTGTTAGTTCAGGCCACCGGCTCTTCCCAGAAGGGAGCTCAGGTGCAGCAGTTGCCAGTGCCTAGAGTACAACAGGTCCCtcagcag atCCAACAGGTTCAGCATGTGTACCAGTCCCAGGTGCAGTATGTGGAGGGGGCAGAGGCCGTCTACCCCAATGGCACAAT TCGTACTGCATACTCGTACAACCCAGAGTCCCAGCTGTACGGCCAGGGCAGTGGAAGCACCTATTTTGACTCTCAAGCCGGTGGTACTCAGGTTACCACTGTCGTCTCCTCTGCTGGCGGAGTGCCCACTCACAGCATGGTGGGAATCGCCATGGACGTGGGCAGCAGTCAGATCATCTCCAGCGGCAGTGCCTACTTGATCCATGGCGGGATGGAGAGCGGCCGCCACCACACCTCTCACTCCTCACGCTCTTCATCCGCAATG CTTGAAGTGGCGATTGAAAACCTCCAAAAGTCAGAAGGGATTGCCACTCACAAAAGCAGCCTGCTCAACAGCCAT TTGCAGTGGCTGCTGGATAATTATGAGACGGCTGAGGGTGTGAGTCTGCCGCGGAGCTCTCTGTATAACCACTATCTGAGACACTGTCAGGAGCAAAAACTGGATCCGGTTAATGCTGCCTCTTTTGGCAAACTCATCCGATCTGTCTTCATGGGCCTTCGCACACGCCGACTTGGCACCAG ggGGAACTCAAAATACCATTATTACGGTATTCGTCTGAAGCCTGATTCACCTCTCAACCGCTTGCAGGAGGACACGCAGTACATGGCAATGAGACAACAGCCTGTCCATCAGAAACAGAG GTTTAAGCCCTTTCACAAGATGGATGGGATGGGGGACAGTCTGAACAGCGGCTCCCTGCACCCGTCCAGCACCCCTGAGCAGAGCGTGGCGGCACAGAGCCAGCATCACCAGCAGTACATTG ACGTGTCTCACGTCCTGCCCCCCTTCCCTTCTCCTGATCTGGGCTCCTGTCCTCTGCCTGAGCCAATCAGCATGAACGATGTGAAAAAACTACAGAGCAACTACAGGATTCACTGTGAG GCTACTCTGGACGTAGTGATGAACTTGCAGTTCCATCTCATAGAGAAGCTATGGCAGACCTTTTGGTATTCAACAGCGCCATCTAGCGACGGAGCCACTACAATTCCTAACAG TGAAGAGGATGTGGAGGACATCGGAGGATTCCCCAGAGAGAAGCTGATCGCTCTGTGTAAATATGAACCAATCAAGCAGTGGATGAGGAGCTGTGATCACATCCTGTATCAGGCACTGGTGGAGATCCTCATCCCTGATGTACTGCGGCCTGTTCCAA GCACCCTCACTCAAGCTATCAGAAACTTCGCAAAGAGTCTGGAGGGGTGGCTGACCTCAGCCATGAGTGACTTCCCACAGGAGATTGTCCGCACTAAG GCTGCAGTAGTGAGTGCGTTTGCTCAGACCCTGCGCCGCTACACATCTCTGAATCACCTGGCCCAGGCAGCGCGAGCCGTCCTGCAGAACACGTCCCAGATCAACCAGATGCTCAGCGACCTCAACAGAGTGGATTTTGCTAACGTGCAG GAGCAGGCGTCCTGGGTGTGCCAGTGTGACGAGAGTGTCGTCCAGCGTTTGGAGCAAGACTTTAAGGTGACCCTCCAGCAGCAGAGCTCTCTGGATCAGTGGGCCGCCTGGCTGGATAACGTTGTCAACCAAGTGTTGAAACCCTATGAGGGCAGTACTAGCTTCCCCCGCGCCGCACGCCAGTTCCTGCTCAAGTGGTCTTTCTACAG CTCCATGGTGATCAGAGATCTGACTCTGCGCTCGGCTGCCAGCTTCGGCTCCTTCCACCTCATCCGTCTGCTTTATGATGAATACATGTTCTATTTGGTAGAACAccgtgttgccatggcaaccggAGAAACGCCCATCGCTGTCATGGGGGAG TTCAGTGACCTCAGCTCCATGATGCCGTCACTAATGGAGAGAG ATGCCTCCTTCTCAGACGATCTGGCCAGTGATGGAGATATGTCGAGGATGAGCGAGAGGAGCATGAGCGAGCCGGCGGTGAAGAGAGAGCGAATCGAGATCAGTCCCTCCCTGCAGGAGATCTAA